The sequence below is a genomic window from Gemmatimonadaceae bacterium.
GGCGGTGCGGTTGGACGCGCCGAACGTCGAGTAGCCGTCGTTGCGGACGCCGGCTGTGAGGTAGAGCTGGTTGAACAGGTCCAGCGAGCCCTGCGCGAAGTAGCCCTCGATATGGCGCAGGCTGCGGTTTTCCGAGGGCGACGACGACGTGGTGTTCTGCAGCGAGAAGGGCTGCGGGGCCACGAGGTTGAGGCCGGTGTTGCTGTTGAACCGGTCGCGCCGCGAGTTCAATTCCTGCCCGACCACGAGTTGCGCCTCATCGCTGCCGCTCATGTGCTTGGTGAGCGTGACGAGCAGGTTGTTGTCGAGGCCGAGATAGAACTCGTCGTTGCGGGTCACCTGACCGGTGGGCGATCCGGAGGAACTCTGCGGCAGCGCTTCGAGGCGATAGTCGCTGTACGAGTCGATGCCGAAGTTCTCCTTGAGGGCAAACCAGGTATTGGGCGCCCAGTCTACGTTGGTGTTGCCGATGAAGCGGCCCAGCTCGCTCTCGGCGCCGTTGTTGTACGCCACGAACAGCGGGTTGTCGTATCCGCGCCCGACGGTCTGCGAGGTGCCCGTGGGCTCGGGATAGCGGTACGACCGCTGCAGATGGAACGTGGGATCGAGGTACGGGAAGTTGTTGAAGTCGGCCGGCGTGCGGTAGCCGCCGAGCAGCAGGCCCGACACGTTCGAGCCGCGCTGGACGTAGGCGCCGCGGCTGTCCACGTAATCGGCGTTGCCGCCGATGTGCAGGTTGCTGTTCAGCGCGTGGGTCGCCTTGAGGCGCACCGAGCTGCGATTGTAGTAGTTGTTGGGGCCGATGACGACGCCGTTCTGGTCGGTCTGGCCGGCGGACAGGAAGAAGGTCGTCCGCTGGTCGCCGCCCGAGATCTGCAGGTCGTTGTCGTACGTGTGGCCGTCGTGCAGCATGTCTTTGGAGTGATCGTACCAGGCGCCGGTGATCGGGGCCCCGTAGCTCACGGAGGTCATGTTGCAGCCCAGGCCGCCGCACACCGCGGCCTTGCCGTTCACGCCCTGGCCGAACTGATGCTGCAGGGCCTGGAACTTGATCACCTGGTCGGTGTTCATCTCCGACTTGAGCGAGTACCGCGTGGGGCCGGCCTGGCCCGACTTGGTCGTGATCAGCACCACGCCGTTCGCGGCGCGGGCGCCGTAGATGGCCGCCGCGGCCGATCCCTTGAGGATCTGGATGGACGCGATGTCGTCGTCGTTGATGTCGGCCGCGCGGTTGGAGGTCACCGTGCCGCCGGCGGAGGACGTGGTCGGGCTGGTCGAGTTGTCGATCGGCGTGCCGTCCACGATGAACAACGGCTGGCTGGTGCCGAGGATCGTGGTGTAGCCGCGGATGCGGATCGACGCCGATGCGCCCGGCTCGCCGCTCTGCGTGTGCACCTCGACGTTCGGCGCCTTTCCGGAGAGCGCGCTCACCAGGTTGGTGGAAGCGGACTGCGCGATGGCCGCGCCGCTCACCGTGTTGACGACGTTGCCCAGCTTCTCACGCGTCGTCTGGGTGCCAGAACCGGTGACGACGATCTCCGAGAGCCGCAACGGCGCGGAGACGAGCGCGAAGTCCTGCGTCATCTCGGAACCGGTGAGCACGATGCGGCGCGTCAGCGCCGTGAACCCGATGGCGCGGGCGGTGATCGTCACCGTCTGTCCGCTCACGCGGGCGTCGGGGACGATGATGGTGTAGCGGCCGTCGGGGCCGACGGTGGCGCCGATGCCCATGCCCTCGAGGGCCACGGCGGCGCCCGGGGTCGGTTCCCCGGCCGAGCCCTGAACGCGGCCCGTGATTCTCAGTCCTTGTGCCGCTGCAACGCCGGGCAGAATCGCCATGGCCATTGCACCGAGCACGATCCGCCAATGCTGCATTCGCATGGTCTCGCCTCCGTGGCAAGCATGTGGTGTGAAATCGCCCCGACAAACTGGGACAGGGATGGTGCGGTGGGACGGGCAGGCCGCGAGGCGTCGCCGGGGCGGGACGCGTGGGTCATGCGGCTACCGAAGAACAAACTCCCCCGGATGGTGTGGAGTCACCTCGGGGTGGCGAAGAAAGTACCGATTCTCGACGCCGCGTCGCGACGTACGGAGCGGCAATCAAGCGTCCACCCCGGCGTATGGCACCGTCAGGCACGCTAAGGAAATACAAAGCCGCCCGCCGCCGCAAACATTTGTCTTTCCTTATACTCCGGCCCCCGTCACCGCTGCGCGCGCAGCGCGTCGAGCACGGCCAGCGTCGCGAAGCCGTGGAACCGCGTGTCGGCTTCGCCCCGCGCCACCCACGCGTGCGCCGCGATCGCGGGCGATCCGCCGGCGTCCCGCTTCACCCCGATGCACACCGCCGCCGGGATTCCCGAGCGGCGGAGCACCACGCACTCGGCCACGCTCTCGTACAGGCAGCTCGTGCGCCAGCGCCCCCCGGGCAGCCACGACAGCACGCGCAGCGCGCGCCGCGCCGCCCCGAGCGCCGACGCGGGCTCGGCCCGCGCCACCGCCGGCGCATCGGCAGGCAGCGTGAGCAGCCCCGCCAACCGCTCGGGCCGGATCCAGGCCGGCGTTTCGAATGCCGCGCGGGCTCCCTGCCAGACATCCCGGGTCGTCATGCCTACCAATCTGCACGCCCCCCCCGGACGTATGGCAACCGTACGGACACCAAATGCCCGGTTGACGCCCCCCCCGCCGGGCCGCAACGTGCGCACTCCCCACGCGACGCCTGCGCCGCCTCTCCTGCCGCCCCCCCGCATGCTCCCCACCGTTCGCCGCCTGACGTTTGCCGCCCTCGCCCTCGCCGCCGCAGGCTGCGGCGCCGCGCGCGACGCCACGCCACTGGCCCCGGCCCCGGTGGCCCGCGTGGTGCTGACGACGCCCAGCCCGTCGCTCCACGTGGGCGACACGGTGCAACTCACGGCCAGCCTGTTCGACGCCGCGGGCAACGCGCTCACCGGGCGCGCGCTCACGTGGAGCTCCACCAACGCCGCCGTCGCCGCGGTGTCGGCCGGCGGACTGGTCACGGCCGTTGCCGCGGGCGCGACCACGATCAGCGCCACGAGCGAGGGACGCACGGGATCGACGGCGATCACGGTCATTCCCACCGGCGTGGCCCGCGTGACCGTCACGCCCACCGCGCAGGCGCTCACGCCCGGCGACACGCTGCGGCTGAGCGCCCTGGTCACCGACGCCAACGGTGCGCCGATCACCGGCTTCCCCGTCACCTGGACGACGTCGGATTCCACCAGGGCCACGGTCTCCGCCGACGGCGTGGTGACCGTCGTCGCCAGCGCGCCCCGCCCCCAAATAGCCACGATCGCGCCGGCGCTGCTCACGGTGGGCGCTACCGCGACCATCGCCGGATCGAACTTCGCCGCCGCGGCGAATGGGGTGCAGGTCACGGTGTCGGGCACGCCGGTGCTGGTCACGGCGGCCGGCGCCACGCAGCTCACGGTCACGATCCCCGCCACCCTGCCGTGCACCCCCACGGGTCCGGTGCCGGTGGTGGTCACCAACACCCTGGGCACGGTGACGATCACCGCCACCAGCGACGGCAAGAGCGGAAGCACGGCGCTCACGCTGGGGTCGGTGCCCGACTCCGCGCAGCACGCGCTGCAGATCGCCGTCCAGCGCACGATCGCGGCCGGCCAGGTGCTGATGATCACCGATCCGTCGCAGGTGGGGTGCAACGAACTCCTCGGCAGCGGCGGGCGATATCTGGTGGATGTGTACAACGACTTTCCCGTGGCCGACGGCATCACGGGGTTCGAGGTGCGGGGCGCCGGCGGGGTGACGGGGGCCGCGGCTGCCGCGGCGAGCCGAGCCCGCCCCGCCCCCCGGACGCTCACGGCGCCGCGGCCCGCAGCGCGCGGGCCCCTGCGCGCCGCGTGGATGCACCTGGTCGACGGACACGCCGAACGCGAGGCCCGCCAGATCGCGGCGGTGCGCCCGCTGATCGCGGCCATGAAAGCGCGCGGCGCTCGCCGCCCCGCGCTGAACGCCGCGGGCGGGGGCGCCCGCGCCACCGTG
It includes:
- a CDS encoding TonB-dependent receptor plug domain-containing protein, with product MAILPGVAAAQGLRITGRVQGSAGEPTPGAAVALEGMGIGATVGPDGRYTIIVPDARVSGQTVTITARAIGFTALTRRIVLTGSEMTQDFALVSAPLRLSEIVVTGSGTQTTREKLGNVVNTVSGAAIAQSASTNLVSALSGKAPNVEVHTQSGEPGASASIRIRGYTTILGTSQPLFIVDGTPIDNSTSPTTSSAGGTVTSNRAADINDDDIASIQILKGSAAAAIYGARAANGVVLITTKSGQAGPTRYSLKSEMNTDQVIKFQALQHQFGQGVNGKAAVCGGLGCNMTSVSYGAPITGAWYDHSKDMLHDGHTYDNDLQISGGDQRTTFFLSAGQTDQNGVVIGPNNYYNRSSVRLKATHALNSNLHIGGNADYVDSRGAYVQRGSNVSGLLLGGYRTPADFNNFPYLDPTFHLQRSYRYPEPTGTSQTVGRGYDNPLFVAYNNGAESELGRFIGNTNVDWAPNTWFALKENFGIDSYSDYRLEALPQSSSGSPTGQVTRNDEFYLGLDNNLLVTLTKHMSGSDEAQLVVGQELNSRRDRFNSNTGLNLVAPQPFSLQNTTSSSPSENRSLRHIEGYFAQGSLDLFNQLYLTAGVRNDGYSTFGASNRTA
- a CDS encoding lasso peptide biosynthesis B2 protein, encoding MTTRDVWQGARAAFETPAWIRPERLAGLLTLPADAPAVARAEPASALGAARRALRVLSWLPGGRWRTSCLYESVAECVVLRRSGIPAAVCIGVKRDAGGSPAIAAHAWVARGEADTRFHGFATLAVLDALRAQR